In one Bacteroidota bacterium genomic region, the following are encoded:
- a CDS encoding SLAC1 anion channel family protein encodes MEKSKLQHFPIAAFSSIMGLAGVSVALNKFYHLQWLPKWPFLAMMAIALLTFATVSYFYSRKAYIFYKDVNDDFKHRIRINFFSAITISFLLLSIVFYGIWPLVALPFWWIGFLGHTYIMLHTIRFWIQHNFEIKTFNPAWFIPVVGNILVPVIGVDFIAREIAWIYFGIGFLFWIILLTIFLNRVIFHDQMPKKFMPTFFILLAPPAIGFIAYVRITQSLDSFAFFMLYMAYFFAALLLMLHKSFRHLKFFVSWWAFLFPLASITIASVVAFQLTGMVIYQYLAWLFLAFALAAFVIVTSKTISAIKKGELCVEED; translated from the coding sequence ATGGAAAAATCAAAATTACAGCATTTTCCTATAGCTGCTTTTTCGAGCATCATGGGGCTGGCAGGAGTGTCGGTTGCTTTAAACAAATTCTACCACTTACAGTGGTTGCCTAAATGGCCGTTTCTGGCAATGATGGCAATAGCTTTACTTACATTTGCAACAGTAAGTTATTTCTACTCCAGGAAGGCTTATATATTTTATAAGGATGTAAACGATGATTTCAAACATAGAATCAGAATAAATTTCTTTTCGGCTATAACAATATCATTTCTACTTCTTTCTATAGTATTTTATGGGATCTGGCCATTAGTAGCCTTGCCATTTTGGTGGATAGGTTTTTTAGGACACACTTACATAATGTTACACACAATCAGGTTTTGGATTCAACACAATTTTGAAATTAAGACCTTCAACCCTGCCTGGTTTATACCTGTTGTCGGTAATATCTTAGTACCGGTTATTGGTGTTGACTTTATAGCTCGTGAAATTGCATGGATATATTTTGGTATTGGATTTTTATTTTGGATAATACTGCTGACAATATTTTTAAACCGTGTTATATTTCACGATCAGATGCCTAAAAAATTCATGCCAACTTTCTTCATCTTACTGGCTCCGCCTGCAATTGGATTTATAGCATATGTTAGAATAACCCAGAGTTTAGATTCGTTTGCATTTTTCATGTTATACATGGCCTATTTCTTCGCCGCGTTATTACTTATGCTCCACAAAAGTTTTAGGCATCTAAAGTTTTTTGTTTCATGGTGGGCATTTTTATTCCCGTTAGCTTCAATAACAATAGCTTCTGTGGTAGCTTTTCAACTAACAGGAATGGTTATTTATCAGTATTTAGCCTGGTTATTTTTAGCATTTGCACTGGCTGCATTCGTAATTGTGACATCTAAAACTATTTCAGCAATTAAGAAAGGAGAGCTCTGTGTTGAAGAGGATTGA
- a CDS encoding NifB/NifX family molybdenum-iron cluster-binding protein: MSNVKIIAIPVRGNSSEFKVSKLFARSPYFVIYDEKSKSKTLIANKFKDEHSQSGKSIAKLLVARGVNTFCGFEIGYNVQKIAEENNIQLIILKEEESTTGSKIIDLISRK, translated from the coding sequence ATGAGTAATGTTAAAATTATTGCAATTCCGGTAAGGGGAAATTCATCCGAGTTTAAGGTATCAAAACTATTTGCAAGAAGTCCATATTTTGTAATCTATGATGAAAAGAGTAAAAGCAAAACGCTTATCGCAAATAAGTTTAAAGACGAACATAGTCAATCCGGCAAATCAATCGCAAAACTTCTCGTAGCAAGAGGAGTTAATACATTCTGTGGATTTGAAATAGGATATAATGTCCAAAAAATTGCAGAAGAAAATAATATCCAACTTATTATACTAAAGGAAGAAGAGAGCACAACAGGAAGTAAAATTATAGATTTAATTTCACGTAAATAA